The Corvus moneduloides isolate bCorMon1 chromosome 1, bCorMon1.pri, whole genome shotgun sequence nucleotide sequence TCTGTACATTAATCCTGAAAACTCTCAGCTATGCCCTTGAGAATGATCATTTTGTGGCTCTCATGTAATTGATAAAAATGTGTCGAAATAAACATTATTTCTACCATACATTGTTGTTCATTGTTAACACCATTCCTCAGCTTTTGACCCACATCCTTACCTACAACAGCAATACTACTTCCATAGTATCCATTTCTGTAAATATGGCAACCTCCATCAGGATTATCCTCCACTGACTCAACAGTGGGAGAAGAGTCAGAATCAGAAGATGGTTCGGTCATAACTGTTTGAGGGAGAAGAAATAGATACGCAATGTTAGAACAAGCTCTGCTCAGGAGTATTCTGAACACAGCCATATGTTCCAACTGCTTTCATTCCATAGGCTGTCAGTGACTTTGGTTTGCAGCTGTGTGGTCATGTATGTATCTGTGTGAGCTCATGGCAATAATCCTTAAAGAAAACACATGTGCCCAACTTCAGAACGCTGGAGTGGCCTGGGGAGCCTCACTCCAAAAACCACCTGGCTAGTCACCCATCTCTGTGAAATAAAAGGGAGACTACAAGGTGTAATACAATTAAATACTTCTTTAAAATCCCCAAATCAATTATATAAGAAATCCAAAGGCccataaaacatttaaaatgcttttttaaaagctggtATTTTCCCACTGCTCTACATTACCACTAGTGGAAAAATGAAGAGGGGAAGTGGTGAAAATTATatctttcctttcatttttcattctcaCTCAGTGTTTTGGTAAGAggacatattaaaaatatgaaattggAAAAATATAGCCACATTTACAATTTCACAGTAGTAATATTATAGCTGAAACTGCAGGCTTTCTGCAAACCTTAAAACCCTCTGAGATGATAAACCAATGCTGAACATAATAAAAGTTATTCTGAAATATGTTAGTCAATACATTTAAAGTGGAAAAGCTGTTCTGGGTTAATGCCATGTGGAAATCCCATATTTTTGAATATGACTTGGTTTTTCTAGTTCAATCCAATCTCATTTAATTTTGGATGGAAGTTAATGCAATCCAGAAAGGAACTTGCTCTAAGAGTGTTCTGAAATTCCTCTTTGTCACTTGAAATTTACATCTTACCTCAGTAGATGACCCTGAGTAGATAAGGCTAAAATCTCCTGACCAGGTGTAGCAGAGATGATACAAACGTACATTTATATTCACCTGAAGATCTTCGTATGCTGTAAGTATGGTGGTAGAACTGGATGCATAAGTAGTTAAATGTGTAAGTGATCCCTACCATAGAGTCATAGAAGAATCTGTGCTTATTGATTCTGTCTCTAAACCAATTTTATAGAGGGTTTGCAGAGGCTTGCAGCTCTTTCATTATGACAGTAAAACTACTAAAGATATTAACTCAGAATACAGAGTTTTAGAATAGCTCCAAATGCGGCTGCTGTTTGATAAATGCTTACCTGCTGAGGTGGGTGGTGGTGCAGTGGGTGTTACTGGCTTGCAAGGTACAGGTATAATGGCTTGGACAGTTAAATTCATAGTAAAGTTTCCTTGCAGAGTGTAGGTGTGAGATGTACTAGAACCGCTGGCTACAAATAAGCCACTTCCATCTCCAAAGTTCCACTTGTAGGAGATGGCAGAATTATTCAGATAGTAGCTGGGATCATGGATCTTCACATCAAATGTAATTGGTGAGTCTTTGATGAAAATGGAGTCTGAGATGTTGCGGTCATGTTTTTGGAACATACTCACAAATACTGGAATTTTGTCTGGAGGGgtaaaaaagaagtaaataaataaagcagacATATCTGGCTGCAAACAATAAGCAGTTCCAAAgtctctgaacagcagcagtCAGAATGTGAGACGTAAATGGTATCTTTAACACAGGTTTCCACTTTAATTCAATTTATGACCTGAGGAGTGAATGTCAGTAGGAAACAGTTAGCCAGAAAAGTATGGGAACAAATGAGGAATCACAGACATCCGTGGAAGATTGTATTATCtctcataaataatttttcattacaaaGTAGAGGAGTCACTACTGAGCTAGACACAAAGGGAACTTAAGCTACTCAAGACAATTTACCAGATTCCACTTTAATATCAAAAACCTTTCTCTGGCCAATGTCTCCTTTTCATGCCAGATGATGCTtatgctgaatttttttaatacctaAGCCACAAATACCCCCAGGATTTAATTACAGATGATTCCAGCACACTCACCTGTTACAGAGTAGATGGCTTTTGCTCTCGCAATTGGAACAAATCCCGAGTGCCCTCTCCTGTAAATGGACACTGCCATCCCGTGTTTGCCAAGAGTGATATTTGCTGTGTTGACTGAAAACTTTGTTGAAGATCGTCCTGTTGTTTGGTAATACTGACCTGAAACAGAACATGAACTTAACATTTACCCCCTCAGCCTCACTGCAAGTTGTTTTGTGAGAGGCAAAGTCTCTGAGAACCTTGGATTGTCAAAATCAAAATGAATAGTTTAGAAATGTCTTCCAATATCTGGCATGTGTTTTCGAAGGACTGGATACTTTTACATTGTGTTTACTCACATAAATTCCGGTTTTTCAAAGTTGTCAAAAGGATGCCCAAAATTTCACTAATCCAATAAAAATTTGCCAAGGTATCTACATCTTTCCAAAGCAATTACATTACGTTAAGTCATTAGGATTATGCAGTGGACGGTGTGAGGCATTTTAAGTGATCTTGTGCTTGCTTTCAGTGTAGCCAGAAGATATACTACCTCTTGCTAGAACCATTTATATATATTcaattatttgtctttttaacaGCTGATTGAGGTAGGTAAATAGTATCACCTCTGCTTAAAATTTggaatattattattattattactcaTACTGATACTGACAATAATACTGATTTATCCAGGTGAACTGAGGGCACTAAGATTTAGTACGTAGCCAATGGCAGGAATAGCCCAACCATTACATACTCAGGAgcaggaaacactgaaaatcagCATCTGTGACCAGAGCAGCATCACAGCCAGTGGCAGTTCTCACCTCCCTAGAGACAAGAAGTGCTGCACTGTTAAACTGGTGATACACAGCACTGTGTTCTCTCTCAAATTTAAAAGTCTGAAGTGGCAGTGAGCTGTCAACAAATTGTCTGACTGACCTGCTCAGACACTCTGTTTTCCTAGAAAAAGATCTTGAGTACTactgaaaggaaattaattttcttcagtgataGTAATGTGAATGCAGATTTAAAGAGAATCTTCTGGTAATCCATGATTTCTAGACTAAACACCTGAAGGCATCTCTGGAAAAGTGGGGAGTTAATTCAGTATTTCCACTCAAGACTGTGGAATCCTTTTCAAAGGGCTTTTGGTAAGACATACTTGACAAATGAGTTGTGTACAAAGGGAATATAAGGTTTGCAGGGTCACCCCAACCAAGGCATGTGTTGCAGTACTAACCAGAAGTGTGAAACACGTAGACAAagttccttctcctccagccagGGTGATGAGGGAAAGGACGTCCGTCTGGGAATACATTATGGCTGTGGTTGCTTGTACAGTTTTCCCAGCCACAGTTGTCAGTCCATTCAGTCCAGTTGTAGACATAGACTTGCTGATCCATGGAAGCTGGAGGATCTAAGGATAGGAATAGGACATGTTCTGGTCAACTGAGAAATGTGCAGAAAGTCAAGAAACAGGAGGCAAGCACTGCAGGTTATAGCAGTTACTGCATTTAAACAACAGGTGAAGCGGGGTATTTTTAGACTGATGTTCATTCTTTTGTTCTGAGGTTGTGCCTTGCTTGGTTTTTAATGTAAACACAAAATTGTTCTGTCTTGGTGCTGTTTTattaagaagttaaaaaaaactttACTGTCTCATGGGCCAGACACAATTTAAAAGTGCTTGCCCAAAAACTTGCTGTTGACTACACAGGATGCTACTGTTTCACTAATGAGGCTACCTAAATATTTGGCAAGCAGAATCTAAAATTTTAAGTACAAAGAGTGGCTGTGAAAGCACTGTAATGAAGTGACTTTGTTTTGTCAGAGAACTTTCCTAAGGCACCTTTAAATAACTTAGACATGAATTTCTGTAGTTTTCTGGATAGTAAATAGAAAGTTTCCTCCCCCAAACAGCACAGCAGATATTAAGTAGAGTATGGATATCAGCTGCTAACAAAATATTAGCTAAAAACTGGAACTTAGGCTGACAAAAAACTTGCTGATATgccttgaaatgaaaatgacTTTGATCAGTAAAAAAATTTGTTGAACATTTATGAATTCAAAGGATGAAAGGTACAACAGCATGTGTTGTTCTAGATCCAGCAGCTTAAAACAGTGGATATATGTTAGGCTTTTCCTCCATGTAGGAGTAAATAAGATGAAAAAGGGTgattttctgaggaaaatattgcttgatttttaaatatttgtttgttttttaattcctaAAATGTGGAAGTGTGAGATTTACTCTTTTGTGGGAGTTTTTCAAGATGCAGATGTGGTTACTGAACTCTACAAttcataactgaaaaaaacccttaatttTATAAATTGACAGCTTTATAAGTTTGAAAGAAAGCAGTGTGACTGTGCAATATTGTGCCTGAGCTGAAAAGCAGTGATAGTTCTGTTGGGAAGTTGGATTATGTGACTGCTTTGGGAAGGCAAATTTATAACGATGGTCAGTCTTAAATTACCTGGTATATACAGTGGGGCAGAACACTAAAAATACCACAGTGATCTTCTTAGGAAAGAAACTGGTGTGGCACAGGCTGGGTATGCACAGGTAAGTGTTATCAGTTATCAGTTAAATCCAACACGGCTGCTGTTCATCGGGTGCGCCTGTGATGCTTTCCGTGCTCAGTGACACATTCACGCCAGCCCCAGGCAGATGTGTGTGGGGTGCAGGGAAATTGGCATCACCTACCCCGGGTACAGTTTCTCCTGTACACTATGTTGCCATCATTATCTTCTGTCTGGCACTTGGGAAACTGGAGAGTCACCACAAAGGTCACGTTGGATCCTACCAGCGCTGGGCTGTCACTGTCCAGGTTGGCTGTCACCCTTCCAcctgtagaaaagaaaattggtCTCCACTGCAGCAAAGGGTGCATCAGAGCAGAAGCTACAATCAACTGTGCACCATTTACATTAGAAATGCTTTATTGATTATTCTGTTTCTAAGGGGTTTCATGCTCTTAAGTCACTTGCGCTCTTATCAAAACCCCAGCTTCAAACAATCAGAGGGACTCAGCATTGCCCCCCAGATCACTTACTGGTCTaccattaattttcttcctagagCTAAGAATATAGTTTTCTACCCATGGGAGGTCAATATATTCCAAAGgagaaaatttttgtttctccctAGGAATTATACAGTCATTAGCCCTCAGCTCAGAGCAGGTGACAATAAACATGGTCTTTGCTGAAGTTGTCAGTCAGAAGCCCACTTGCCCTGCTGAGGTAGCAGTTGAAGCTAACCTGTCCTGCAGGGCATGTTTCATGTAATGGATTGTTCTGGAGCCCTGACCATTAATATTTCTGGGTAAGTATTAATGTCTGAGATTAGTCATAATGGGAAAGCATTTTATGTAATACCTCACTGTTCTGCTTCCTCAGACAACCCACTGGGAATGGTATCAAACCCAGTCATCTCTAACTCGCCATTCTGTGCAGCAGTGGATGTTGCCCCTATGAAAATGCACTATAGCACCTGCACTCTGCATTGTGGTGGATTTTCTGGCCAGCTTTGCAAGTGTCTTTGAAATGTGTATATGCGATCACCTTTCCAGCAGTCCTTCCATCTGGGATCTCCCTCTTCCCAAAAAGGATAAAGCTTTTCATTCCATTTATTTTGGTCACTAGACCAGCCTTGTAGCTTCTTATAGGATGTGACAGGAGAAGTACTTCCGTGGCTCAACACATCTTGAAACCCTAGAGAGAAAACCAAACATCAGTGTAAATGTAATCCAATTTTCCCTACTACTCTATAAAAACATTATGCTTGTGCTGAGCTTTAAACGTGTACTGGTAGAAAACTTTTCACCAGTAGGAAAGTTACGGAATTTTATCATCGAGGCTATAAACACATCAACTATAATCAACATAAAGACAGTTCCTGTCGgactgatatttttttctccttgcactATTGCAAACTTCCCAGACAAAGAATAAACATGTTTACTCTGTTTTGACCATATCAGAGCAATTGCTTATAAGAATTTACATAAGCCTGCAAGAGTCAGGCTCTCTGCACAGAGGTTGCTTGATTTCTGACTGTTTTGCCTGGTAATAAACCTACGAGTAAAAGGCTAACACGATAAATTCATTCTGTGTCTGAGTTGTGCTCTAGTGGAAGTTATGCCAGGAATTAGTTTTTGACCCAGTGCAGCTCCTTTGGTGAGTTGGCTGgtggtttgggtgggagggGTGGAACCAATTATAACAGAAGCTGGTATttccagaaaaggaaatttagaGCTGAATAGTAAATTCAATGTGTTTATAATATAGCAACAATAACGTACTAGCTTCATGCCTGTTATTTAAAAATGGCTCAGATATTAAATAACTTCAATAACCTCTTTCTTCTCATATTACTACAAATGA carries:
- the GPNMB gene encoding transmembrane glycoprotein NMB: MSGVRHHLGLLLLAQAVLGAAATRFQDVLSHGSTSPVTSYKKLQGWSSDQNKWNEKLYPFWEEGDPRWKDCWKGGRVTANLDSDSPALVGSNVTFVVTLQFPKCQTEDNDGNIVYRRNCTRDPPASMDQQVYVYNWTEWTDNCGWENCTSNHSHNVFPDGRPFPHHPGWRRRNFVYVFHTSGQYYQTTGRSSTKFSVNTANITLGKHGMAVSIYRRGHSGFVPIARAKAIYSVTDKIPVFVSMFQKHDRNISDSIFIKDSPITFDVKIHDPSYYLNNSAISYKWNFGDGSGLFVASGSSTSHTYTLQGNFTMNLTVQAIIPVPCKPVTPTAPPPTSAVMTEPSSDSDSSPTVESVEDNPDGGCHIYRNGYYGSSIAVVEGILEVNIIQMTSIQMTESQAENSLVDFVVTCQGSLPTDVCTVVSDPTCQVSKSMVCDPIVVTDECLLTIRRAFEEPGTYCINITLGDDTSQALASALISVNGGASSGTTEGVFIFLGLLAVFATIGAFVLYKRYKQYKPIERSAEQTEKQEGFTAYFSTFKAIFFPKSTERNPLLKTKPGIV